In the genome of Desulfuromonas sp. DDH964, one region contains:
- the recR gene encoding recombination mediator RecR: MLDSIPSFARLVAELAKFPGVGQKTASRLAFFLLRQPQTEAEALAAAICDLKAKIRFCSVCNHITETDPCSLCTDPGRDERLLCVVEEPQDLIAIERSRSFRGRYHVLHGALSPLDGVGPEELRIAGLLERIGRGGVEELLVATNFSVEGEATALYLARLVRPLGVRVTRLAYGIPMGSDLEYVDEATVHRAVEGRRDL; this comes from the coding sequence ATGCTAGACTCCATCCCGTCTTTTGCCCGTCTGGTGGCGGAGCTTGCCAAATTCCCGGGGGTCGGCCAGAAGACGGCGAGCCGCCTTGCCTTCTTCCTGCTGCGCCAGCCGCAGACGGAGGCGGAAGCGTTGGCGGCAGCTATCTGTGACCTCAAGGCAAAAATTCGTTTCTGCTCGGTCTGCAACCATATCACCGAGACCGACCCGTGCTCTCTGTGCACTGACCCGGGCCGGGATGAGCGCCTGTTGTGCGTGGTCGAGGAGCCGCAGGATCTGATCGCCATTGAGCGCAGCCGCTCCTTTCGCGGCCGCTATCATGTCCTGCATGGGGCGCTGTCGCCCCTCGATGGTGTCGGGCCGGAGGAGCTGCGCATCGCCGGTCTGCTGGAACGGATCGGTCGGGGTGGGGTCGAGGAGTTGCTGGTTGCCACCAACTTCAGTGTCGAAGGGGAGGCAACGGCGCTCTATCTCGCCCGGCTGGTGCGGCCGCTCGGAGTCCGGGTGACGCGTCTCGCCTATGGCATCCCCATGGGGAGCGATCTTGAATATGTCGACGAAGCGACGGTGCACAGGGCCGTCGAAGGGCGCCGGGATCTATAG
- the dnaX gene encoding DNA polymerase III subunit gamma/tau, whose product MSYLVLARKWRPQTFDDLIGQEHVSQTLGNAIRSGRVHHAFLFTGARGVGKTSAARILAKALNCEEGLSATPCNVCPSCQEIIAGQGIDVFEIDGASNTGVDDVRELRDNIRYLPSRSRFKIFIIDEVHMLSINAFNALLKTLEEPPAHAKFIFATTEPHKIPVTILSRCQRFDFRKIPLPQVASRLREIVAAEQIEISDRALALVARRGEGSMRDALSTLDQVIAFCGEQVADDDVQGLLGMVDRRLLFDAAEGALRRDSRQVLEAVRRVDNQGYSFRQFCQELVELYRALVLVKVVEEPGELLDATGDELHELRELAQLGSLEDHQRALTLLLRTEVELPASGFPRLVLEMALVRLANLTPARDVATLVRKLEELERRLATGGLPAAKPAPVTTAVPSVSPPAREDGAGEGLPGKKAPAPTAPPRGDRSWPGLVEFVKARRRPVIAAILEQASLLTLELPLVQIGLPKGSFSLTQLEDRDYFDALTELAAEYFGSEVRLKVATVDAASGQAPPSLAAERQARESDRKRRLREDALAHPLVKAAEEIFGAQVEEVRPIDKGFV is encoded by the coding sequence ATGTCGTACCTGGTACTGGCCCGCAAGTGGCGCCCGCAGACCTTCGATGACCTGATCGGCCAGGAACACGTCAGCCAGACCCTTGGCAACGCCATCCGCAGCGGCCGGGTCCACCACGCCTTCCTCTTCACCGGTGCCCGCGGCGTCGGCAAGACCTCTGCCGCCCGCATCCTCGCCAAGGCGCTGAACTGCGAGGAGGGGCTCTCCGCCACCCCCTGCAACGTCTGCCCGAGCTGCCAGGAGATCATCGCCGGCCAGGGGATCGACGTCTTTGAAATCGACGGCGCCTCCAATACCGGGGTCGACGACGTGCGGGAGCTACGTGACAATATCCGCTATCTCCCATCGCGGTCGCGCTTCAAGATTTTTATCATCGATGAAGTCCATATGCTCTCCATTAACGCCTTCAACGCCCTGCTGAAGACCCTGGAGGAGCCCCCCGCCCACGCCAAATTCATTTTCGCCACCACCGAGCCGCACAAGATTCCGGTCACCATTCTCTCCCGCTGCCAGCGCTTCGATTTCCGCAAGATCCCGCTGCCGCAGGTCGCCTCCCGGCTGCGGGAAATCGTCGCCGCCGAGCAGATCGAAATCTCCGACCGCGCCCTGGCGCTCGTAGCCCGCCGCGGCGAGGGGAGCATGCGCGATGCGCTCTCGACCCTTGATCAGGTGATCGCCTTCTGCGGCGAACAGGTGGCCGACGACGATGTGCAGGGGTTGCTCGGCATGGTGGACCGCCGGCTGCTTTTCGATGCGGCCGAAGGGGCGTTGCGCCGCGACAGCCGCCAGGTCCTCGAAGCGGTGCGCCGGGTCGACAACCAGGGGTACTCCTTCCGCCAGTTCTGCCAGGAACTGGTCGAACTCTACCGCGCGCTGGTCCTGGTCAAGGTGGTCGAGGAACCGGGTGAATTACTTGATGCCACGGGGGACGAGCTCCATGAACTCCGCGAGTTGGCCCAGCTCGGCAGCCTCGAAGATCATCAGCGGGCCTTGACCCTGCTGCTGCGGACCGAGGTGGAGCTTCCCGCCTCCGGCTTCCCGCGCCTGGTCCTGGAGATGGCCCTGGTCCGTCTCGCCAATCTGACCCCGGCCCGCGATGTCGCCACCCTGGTGCGCAAGCTCGAGGAGCTGGAACGACGGCTGGCAACGGGGGGACTCCCGGCGGCCAAGCCGGCCCCGGTAACCACCGCCGTCCCTTCCGTTTCTCCGCCAGCCCGGGAAGACGGGGCCGGGGAGGGGCTTCCCGGAAAAAAGGCCCCGGCCCCGACCGCTCCCCCCCGCGGGGATAGGAGCTGGCCGGGGCTGGTCGAGTTCGTCAAGGCGCGGCGCCGGCCGGTGATTGCAGCGATCCTGGAACAGGCCAGTCTCCTCACCCTCGAGCTGCCGCTGGTGCAGATTGGCCTGCCCAAGGGCTCTTTTTCCCTGACCCAGCTCGAAGATCGCGACTATTTCGACGCCCTGACCGAGCTGGCGGCGGAGTATTTCGGCAGCGAAGTACGGCTCAAGGTGGCGACGGTTGACGCTGCCAGTGGCCAGGCCCCGCCTTCGCTCGCCGCCGAGCGTCAGGCCCGGGAATCGGACCGCAAGCGGCGCTTGCGCGAGGATGCTCTGGCCCATCCGCTGGTCAAGGCCGCCGAGGAGATCTTCGGCGCCCAGGTGGAGGAGGTCCGGCCCATCGACAAGGGTTTTGTCTGA
- a CDS encoding YbaB/EbfC family nucleoid-associated protein, producing the protein MSKGLGNIMKQAQMMQQKMARMQEELGAREVEASAGGGMVTAVVNGKQQLLSLHIEKSVVDPDDVEMLQDLVVAAVNEAIKQSQEMMQQEMGKITGGMNIPGLF; encoded by the coding sequence ATGTCCAAAGGTCTCGGCAACATTATGAAGCAGGCCCAGATGATGCAGCAGAAGATGGCCCGGATGCAGGAAGAACTTGGCGCGCGCGAGGTCGAAGCGAGTGCCGGCGGCGGCATGGTGACCGCAGTCGTCAACGGCAAGCAGCAGCTGCTGTCGCTGCACATCGAGAAGAGCGTGGTCGATCCGGACGATGTGGAGATGCTCCAGGACTTGGTGGTCGCCGCCGTCAACGAGGCGATCAAGCAGAGCCAGGAGATGATGCAGCAGGAGATGGGCAAAATCACCGGTGGCATGAATATCCCCGGGCTCTTCTAG